A single genomic interval of Sphingobium sp. EM0848 harbors:
- a CDS encoding acyl-CoA dehydrogenase family protein: MQLAFAPELKAFREEAADWLNSQLSGPFKNVRGQTNQTDHVEERRAWEAALGEARWSVVGWPEQWGGRGASIAQQVIFAEEYARAKAPPRLGHLGVELLGPTLLALGTEEQKARFLPDIAHGRAIWCQGYSEPGAGSDLANVKTKARLEGDTYIIDGQKIWTSMGMVADWCFVVARTEPGSVGNKGLSFLMVPMDQPGVTPRPIRQMTGEAEFAEVFFDGAQALAIDRIGTEGDGWKVAMALLGFERGVSTLAQQMHFRNELDEIVAAAKANGKASDTLIRQRIAHAHAGLKIMRYNGLRMLSDEGENLSGAAYTYKLYWSQWHKALGELAMDVLGQEGEIGLDEERFDSLTTMYLMSRSDTIYAGTDQIQRNIISERGLGLPREPRGQ, from the coding sequence ATGCAGCTTGCCTTCGCCCCTGAACTCAAGGCCTTTCGCGAAGAGGCCGCCGACTGGCTGAACAGCCAGCTCAGCGGTCCCTTCAAGAACGTTCGCGGCCAGACCAACCAGACCGACCATGTCGAGGAACGCCGTGCCTGGGAAGCCGCGCTGGGCGAGGCGCGGTGGAGCGTCGTCGGCTGGCCGGAGCAATGGGGCGGCCGGGGCGCCTCCATTGCGCAGCAGGTGATCTTCGCGGAGGAATATGCACGGGCCAAGGCCCCTCCCCGCCTTGGTCATCTGGGCGTCGAGCTGCTCGGTCCGACGCTGCTGGCGCTGGGCACGGAGGAGCAGAAGGCACGCTTCCTGCCCGACATCGCTCATGGCCGGGCAATCTGGTGCCAGGGCTATTCGGAACCGGGGGCGGGCTCTGACCTTGCCAATGTGAAGACCAAGGCCCGTCTAGAGGGCGACACTTATATCATCGACGGACAGAAGATCTGGACCTCGATGGGCATGGTGGCCGACTGGTGCTTCGTCGTCGCCCGCACCGAGCCAGGCAGCGTGGGCAACAAGGGCCTGTCCTTCCTGATGGTGCCGATGGACCAGCCGGGTGTCACGCCGCGTCCCATCCGCCAGATGACCGGCGAGGCGGAATTTGCCGAGGTCTTCTTCGACGGCGCGCAGGCGCTGGCCATCGACCGCATCGGTACGGAAGGTGATGGCTGGAAGGTGGCGATGGCGCTGCTGGGCTTCGAGCGCGGCGTATCCACCCTCGCCCAGCAGATGCATTTCCGCAATGAGCTGGACGAGATCGTCGCCGCCGCCAAGGCCAACGGCAAGGCCAGCGACACGCTGATCCGCCAGCGGATCGCCCATGCCCATGCGGGCCTCAAGATCATGCGCTATAATGGCCTGCGCATGCTGTCGGACGAGGGCGAAAACCTGTCGGGTGCCGCCTACACCTACAAGCTCTACTGGTCGCAATGGCACAAGGCGCTGGGTGAACTCGCCATGGACGTGCTGGGGCAGGAGGGTGAGATCGGCCTTGATGAGGAACGGTTCGACAGCCTGACCACCATGTATCTGATGAGCCGGTCCGACACCATCTATGCCGGCACCGACCAGATTCAACGCAACATCATTTCCGAGCGCGGTCTCGGACTGCCACGGGAGCCGCGCGGCCAATGA
- a CDS encoding FadD3 family acyl-CoA ligase: MTETMGTWPETIPAAAKAAAERWPYAVGLIEGEKRWTFARIWADARACASAMLNHGIGHGDRIGIWAPNCRAWILAALGAQIVGAAIIPLNTRFKGQEAADILRRGRAKLLFAPQDFLNTDYPSLLVDEDLPDLLGIIRTDTGFDTFLAQGKGSDDPAVDEAYARLSGDDISDIIFTSGTTGRPKGALATHAQVVQTFGDWSVRVDLHEGDNYLIVNPFFHTFGYKAGWVTCFTRGATIVPMAMFDGAEMVRQIEQNRINFIPGPPTIYLTLLQELAGDKPRDFSSLRVAVTGAAPVAPALVERMRQELGMSNIVNGYGMTECGVISMTCQGDDAETVAHSCGLPMPGLEVRCVDEEGRDVPVGQAGEFWVRGHSVMKGYLDDPKATAEAIDAEGWLHTGDIGTLDTRGYLAITDRKKDMYISGGFNCYPAEIEKLLAAHPAIEMAAVIGVPDERMGEIGKAYVVLRPGQQADERAIIGWARENMANYKVPRRIAFIDALPRNAGGKVLRTALRDLD, translated from the coding sequence ATGACCGAAACTATGGGAACATGGCCCGAGACCATCCCTGCGGCGGCAAAGGCGGCGGCGGAACGCTGGCCTTATGCCGTCGGTCTGATCGAAGGCGAGAAGCGCTGGACCTTCGCCCGGATCTGGGCGGACGCACGGGCCTGCGCATCCGCCATGCTCAACCATGGCATCGGCCATGGTGATCGCATCGGCATCTGGGCGCCCAATTGCCGCGCCTGGATTCTTGCCGCGCTGGGCGCTCAAATCGTGGGCGCAGCGATCATTCCGCTGAACACGCGTTTCAAGGGACAGGAAGCCGCCGACATCTTGCGCCGCGGCCGTGCCAAACTGCTTTTCGCGCCGCAGGATTTTCTGAATACCGACTATCCATCGCTTCTGGTGGACGAGGATTTGCCTGACCTTCTTGGCATCATCCGCACCGATACCGGGTTCGACACATTCCTGGCGCAGGGCAAGGGGAGCGATGATCCGGCGGTCGATGAAGCCTATGCACGCCTGTCCGGTGACGACATCAGCGACATCATCTTCACATCCGGTACGACTGGTCGGCCCAAAGGCGCGCTGGCCACGCACGCCCAAGTGGTGCAGACTTTCGGCGACTGGTCGGTGCGCGTCGATCTGCATGAGGGCGACAATTATCTGATCGTCAATCCCTTCTTCCACACCTTCGGTTACAAGGCGGGCTGGGTGACATGCTTCACGCGCGGCGCGACCATCGTGCCGATGGCTATGTTCGACGGCGCCGAAATGGTGCGGCAGATCGAACAGAACCGCATCAACTTCATCCCCGGGCCGCCGACCATCTATCTGACGCTGTTGCAGGAATTGGCGGGGGACAAACCGCGCGACTTCTCGTCCCTGCGTGTTGCGGTGACGGGCGCAGCGCCGGTTGCCCCGGCGCTGGTCGAGCGGATGCGGCAGGAACTCGGCATGTCGAACATCGTCAACGGCTATGGCATGACCGAATGCGGCGTGATCAGCATGACCTGCCAGGGCGACGATGCGGAAACGGTCGCGCATAGCTGCGGCCTGCCCATGCCGGGCCTGGAAGTACGCTGCGTCGACGAGGAAGGCCGCGATGTGCCGGTTGGACAGGCGGGCGAATTCTGGGTGCGGGGCCATTCCGTGATGAAGGGCTATCTCGACGATCCCAAGGCCACGGCAGAGGCCATCGACGCGGAAGGCTGGCTGCATACCGGCGATATCGGCACGCTTGATACGCGCGGCTATCTGGCGATCACCGACCGCAAGAAGGACATGTACATTTCAGGCGGGTTCAACTGCTATCCCGCCGAGATCGAGAAGCTGCTCGCCGCGCATCCCGCGATTGAAATGGCGGCGGTGATCGGCGTGCCCGACGAGCGCATGGGCGAAATCGGAAAGGCCTATGTCGTGCTGCGCCCCGGCCAGCAGGCGGACGAACGCGCCATCATCGGCTGGGCACGCGAGAATATGGCCAATTACAAGGTGCCCCGCCGGATCGCCTTCATTGATGCCCTGCCGCGCAATGCGGGAGGCAAGGTGCTTCGTACCGCACTGCGCGATCTGGATTGA
- a CDS encoding SDR family NAD(P)-dependent oxidoreductase: MSQDLKPRLALPGTGAVITGGASGIGLASARALASVGRPVAIWDLHEDRAADAAKAVQAETGTLCIGMGVDVRDPQAITQAAERTRAALPSIGGLVHCAGIVDTASLDGITLQSWDDGMNVHLRPIVLLLQAFLEDMKRQPGSAMVATASINATLGNAINPIYTAAKGGVLSLVRSLADRLGRDGIRINAISPGQIVTPMMTPAIDALPKGHFEQRILLERIGEPEEIGRVVRFLLSEEASYITAAEIVVDGGNISSQR; the protein is encoded by the coding sequence TTGAGTCAGGATCTGAAACCGCGCCTCGCCCTGCCCGGCACAGGCGCCGTCATCACTGGAGGCGCATCGGGCATTGGCCTGGCCTCCGCGCGGGCACTCGCCAGCGTCGGGCGGCCCGTCGCGATCTGGGATCTGCATGAGGATCGGGCTGCCGATGCCGCCAAGGCGGTGCAGGCGGAAACGGGTACGCTCTGCATCGGCATGGGCGTCGATGTGCGTGATCCGCAGGCGATCACCCAGGCCGCCGAGCGGACGCGGGCAGCCTTGCCCTCCATCGGTGGCCTCGTTCATTGCGCGGGGATCGTCGACACCGCCTCGCTGGACGGCATCACGCTGCAGAGCTGGGACGACGGGATGAACGTCCATCTGCGCCCCATCGTCCTCCTGTTGCAGGCTTTTCTGGAGGATATGAAGCGTCAGCCCGGCTCCGCCATGGTGGCGACCGCGTCGATCAATGCGACGCTGGGCAATGCGATCAACCCCATATACACAGCGGCGAAGGGCGGCGTGCTGTCGTTGGTGCGTTCGCTGGCGGACCGGCTGGGCCGGGACGGCATTCGCATCAACGCGATCTCGCCCGGACAGATCGTGACGCCGATGATGACGCCTGCCATCGATGCCCTGCCCAAGGGGCATTTCGAGCAGCGCATCCTGCTGGAACGGATCGGCGAGCCTGAAGAGATCGGCCGCGTGGTCCGTTTCCTGCTGTCGGAGGAGGCGAGTTACATTACCGCTGCTGAGATCGTCGTGGATGGAGGGAATATTTCCTCACAGCGATAG
- a CDS encoding SDR family NAD(P)-dependent oxidoreductase yields MNFTNKSVLVTGGGSGIGLACAKAFAEAGARVAIAEIDAAQCTAFAEAHPQALVVRCDVTQPAEVRALAEKIRAWDGKLDVLVNNVGHFVHTKPFEDLSEEETDAIVEINFGQVMRVTRAMLPLLRAAAPGSSIVSITSIEAFRGIPNCVVYGAAKAAVTGLTQSLALELAPSGIRINAVAPETTDTPQVPLDYMIPPQNRAHMDKWIPLGRFGRPDDCAGAALYLASPLASWVTGTTIHVDGGALAAAGWMRTPDGQWTVTPMISGNGVSLGG; encoded by the coding sequence ATGAATTTCACCAATAAGAGCGTGCTTGTCACTGGCGGCGGGTCAGGCATTGGCCTGGCCTGCGCCAAGGCCTTTGCCGAAGCAGGCGCCCGCGTCGCCATTGCCGAGATCGACGCAGCGCAATGCACTGCCTTTGCAGAAGCCCATCCGCAGGCGCTCGTCGTCCGCTGCGACGTGACGCAGCCCGCAGAAGTCCGCGCGCTGGCGGAGAAGATCCGCGCATGGGACGGCAAGCTGGACGTGCTGGTCAACAATGTCGGCCACTTCGTCCATACCAAGCCGTTTGAGGATCTGAGCGAGGAAGAAACGGACGCCATCGTCGAAATCAATTTCGGCCAGGTCATGCGCGTGACGCGCGCAATGCTGCCTCTCCTGCGGGCCGCCGCGCCGGGATCAAGCATCGTCAGCATCACATCAATCGAGGCGTTTCGCGGCATTCCCAATTGCGTGGTCTACGGCGCGGCGAAGGCGGCGGTCACGGGGCTCACCCAGAGCCTGGCGCTGGAACTGGCGCCCTCCGGTATCCGCATCAATGCCGTCGCGCCGGAAACCACCGACACGCCGCAGGTGCCGCTGGACTATATGATCCCCCCGCAGAACCGGGCGCATATGGACAAGTGGATTCCGCTCGGCCGTTTCGGCAGGCCGGATGATTGCGCCGGAGCCGCGCTTTATCTCGCCAGCCCGCTCGCCTCCTGGGTGACGGGCACCACCATCCATGTTGACGGCGGCGCGCTGGCTGCGGCGGGGTGGATGCGGACCCCGGACGGCCAGTGGACCGTCACGCCGATGATCAGCGGCAATGGGGTCAGCCTCGGAGGATAA
- a CDS encoding LLM class flavin-dependent oxidoreductase, with protein MKFSIIYEAQMADPSPESEVRCFNEIVEQVVLAEEVGFDNVWCVEHTALTQYAHMSAPETMLAYLAGRTKRIGIGHGVVCLPPAMNHPVKVAERIATLDILSGGRVHFGMGKGGTQQEAGTFGYDLAELQPMIDESMYLIPKIMTQDEIEHDGKYIQIPRRPIHPKPLQNPHPPLYYACTREATLELAGRRGIGALVLGFSGPEEIARKNAIYRENFRNRKAEDQVGLVPTEHLAAFCAACVLEDREEARRIGLRGQRFFAEAIAHWYQGGPKPSIDYLSAEEQEAALEKGKEQIVAYLSEEHIPVGDEHVSNYSVAQDAYGNADDCIRYVTRLQEAGADEVLFLFQMGTVPHAAIMETIRNIGTKVIPHFRAKLAAAE; from the coding sequence ATGAAATTTTCCATCATCTATGAAGCGCAGATGGCCGATCCGTCACCGGAATCCGAAGTCCGCTGCTTCAATGAGATTGTCGAGCAGGTGGTGCTGGCCGAGGAAGTTGGCTTCGACAATGTGTGGTGCGTCGAACATACCGCGCTGACCCAATATGCCCATATGTCGGCGCCGGAGACCATGCTGGCCTATCTGGCAGGCCGGACGAAGCGCATCGGCATTGGCCATGGCGTTGTCTGCCTGCCGCCCGCGATGAACCATCCGGTGAAGGTGGCCGAGCGCATCGCGACGCTCGACATCCTTTCGGGCGGGCGCGTCCATTTCGGCATGGGCAAGGGCGGGACCCAGCAGGAAGCAGGCACTTTCGGCTATGATCTGGCCGAGCTGCAGCCGATGATCGATGAATCCATGTATCTGATCCCCAAGATCATGACGCAGGACGAGATCGAGCATGACGGGAAATATATCCAGATCCCGCGCCGCCCGATCCATCCCAAGCCGCTGCAGAATCCGCATCCGCCGCTTTATTATGCCTGCACCCGCGAGGCAACGCTGGAACTGGCGGGCAGGCGCGGCATTGGCGCGCTGGTGCTGGGCTTTTCCGGGCCGGAGGAAATCGCACGCAAGAATGCCATCTACCGCGAGAATTTCCGCAACCGGAAGGCTGAGGATCAGGTTGGTCTTGTGCCCACCGAACATCTCGCCGCCTTCTGCGCCGCCTGCGTGCTGGAGGACCGCGAGGAAGCCCGTCGGATCGGCCTGCGCGGCCAGCGCTTCTTTGCCGAGGCGATCGCCCACTGGTATCAGGGTGGCCCCAAGCCGAGCATCGACTATCTCAGCGCCGAGGAACAGGAAGCAGCGCTGGAGAAGGGCAAGGAGCAGATCGTCGCCTATCTGTCGGAAGAGCACATCCCTGTCGGTGACGAGCATGTCAGCAACTATTCGGTCGCACAGGATGCCTATGGCAATGCCGATGACTGCATCCGCTATGTGACGCGTTTGCAGGAAGCGGGCGCCGACGAAGTGCTGTTCCTCTTCCAGATGGGCACGGTTCCACATGCCGCGATCATGGAGACGATCCGCAATATCGGCACCAAGGTCATTCCTCATTTCCGCGCGAAGCTGGCGGCGGCGGAATGA
- a CDS encoding SDR family NAD(P)-dependent oxidoreductase codes for MSSLFSGKVALVTGGGSGIGRAACQRLAMEGAEVVVADIDLAGAERTVELISGRGGHAVAIRADIAREEDNRAMFDLAESRFGGIDAAFLNAGTLQPYVPLEEVTLDIFDRLIGVNLRGTFMGVQQARARLRPGGACVVTASLAGVIGFAEAAAYSVSKHGLVGLVRSSAAAFAARGNRINAICPGMVLTAMTGNGGIETIDDPESLADPAYRGALTAQQIAEVALFLLGRRSAGINGQVQAVDAALLSAFPPIAELV; via the coding sequence ATGAGCAGCCTGTTTTCCGGCAAGGTCGCGCTGGTGACGGGCGGCGGATCGGGCATCGGCCGCGCCGCTTGCCAGCGACTGGCGATGGAGGGCGCGGAGGTCGTTGTCGCCGACATCGACCTCGCCGGGGCGGAACGCACGGTCGAACTGATTTCGGGGCGCGGCGGCCATGCCGTCGCGATCCGGGCCGACATCGCGCGGGAAGAGGATAATCGCGCGATGTTCGACCTGGCCGAAAGCCGGTTCGGCGGCATCGACGCAGCTTTTCTGAACGCGGGCACTCTCCAGCCCTATGTCCCGCTGGAGGAGGTGACGCTCGACATCTTCGACCGGCTGATCGGAGTCAATCTGCGCGGCACCTTCATGGGGGTGCAGCAGGCACGGGCGCGGTTGCGGCCTGGCGGCGCCTGCGTGGTGACGGCATCGCTGGCAGGCGTGATCGGCTTTGCCGAGGCGGCAGCCTATTCCGTGTCGAAACATGGGCTGGTGGGCCTGGTCCGTTCCTCAGCTGCAGCCTTTGCGGCGCGGGGCAACCGGATCAATGCCATCTGCCCCGGCATGGTGCTGACCGCGATGACCGGCAATGGCGGGATCGAGACGATTGACGACCCGGAAAGTCTGGCCGATCCGGCCTATCGCGGGGCTCTCACCGCGCAGCAGATCGCGGAGGTCGCGCTGTTCCTGCTCGGCCGCCGCTCGGCGGGGATCAACGGCCAGGTGCAGGCAGTGGACGCCGCGCTGCTGTCGGCCTTCCCCCCAATCGCCGAACTGGTCTGA
- a CDS encoding nuclear transport factor 2 family protein: protein MPDALQSLIDQSLLRQTAEIYATGADRRDKALWQQVLAEDCVIEGPGFTSEGRENCLPSLDALGTMFRGTLHRVHQQTVTIDGDRATGETYCTADHLLKGEDAILVWAIRYQDEWRREEGLWRFTRRRLIVDWTETRPVKVGVVA, encoded by the coding sequence ATGCCTGATGCCTTGCAATCGCTGATCGACCAAAGCCTGTTACGGCAGACGGCAGAGATTTACGCGACCGGCGCCGACCGGCGCGACAAGGCGCTGTGGCAACAGGTGCTGGCCGAGGATTGCGTGATAGAAGGCCCCGGCTTCACCAGCGAAGGACGGGAAAATTGCCTGCCTTCGCTGGACGCACTGGGCACTATGTTTCGCGGCACCCTGCATCGCGTCCACCAGCAAACCGTTACCATCGACGGAGACCGGGCGACGGGCGAAACCTATTGCACTGCCGACCATCTGCTCAAAGGTGAAGACGCGATCCTCGTCTGGGCGATCCGCTATCAGGATGAATGGCGGCGCGAAGAGGGCTTATGGCGGTTCACGCGGCGGCGGCTGATTGTGGACTGGACCGAAACGCGGCCCGTCAAGGTGGGTGTAGTGGCATGA
- a CDS encoding SDR family NAD(P)-dependent oxidoreductase, whose translation MSVLTEQTVFITGATGAIATASAIAMARDGARLALMARREEGLTATRAAILAAVPEAEVLTITGDCADEAAVKQALIQAHDWAGRLDILFATVGSGDFTPLMMLDADALRRTVEINLMTAFFVVRHGVPLMQPGGSIICTSSSSAPLTFPYLGAYHIAKGAVEALVRAAADELGSAGIRINAVRPGLTRAESTGALFATPGSTDQFLSEYPLGRLGEPEDIAEVVRFLAGPGSRWMTGECLSVDGGNHLRRSPDLTPMVEAMHGKDRIAAVRLGKEIEA comes from the coding sequence ATGAGCGTGCTGACAGAACAAACCGTCTTCATCACCGGCGCCACCGGGGCGATTGCCACGGCGTCGGCCATCGCTATGGCCAGGGACGGTGCGCGGCTGGCGCTGATGGCGCGGCGGGAGGAAGGGCTGACCGCAACGCGGGCGGCGATATTGGCGGCGGTCCCGGAGGCGGAAGTTCTCACCATCACCGGCGATTGCGCCGATGAAGCTGCGGTGAAACAGGCGCTCATTCAGGCGCATGACTGGGCCGGACGGCTGGATATCCTGTTCGCGACAGTGGGCAGCGGGGATTTCACGCCGTTGATGATGCTGGATGCCGACGCATTGCGGCGGACGGTCGAAATCAACCTGATGACCGCCTTTTTCGTGGTCCGGCATGGCGTTCCGCTGATGCAACCGGGCGGGTCGATCATCTGCACCTCGTCCAGTTCCGCGCCGCTGACCTTCCCTTATCTCGGCGCCTATCACATCGCCAAGGGTGCGGTGGAGGCGCTTGTGCGCGCAGCAGCGGACGAACTGGGCAGCGCGGGTATTCGCATCAACGCGGTGCGGCCCGGCCTCACCCGCGCTGAGAGCACGGGCGCACTCTTCGCGACGCCGGGATCGACCGACCAGTTCCTGTCCGAATATCCGCTCGGGCGACTGGGCGAGCCGGAGGACATCGCCGAAGTCGTGCGTTTTCTCGCTGGACCCGGCAGCCGCTGGATGACGGGGGAATGCCTGTCGGTCGACGGCGGCAATCATTTGCGCCGGAGCCCCGATCTCACCCCGATGGTCGAGGCGATGCATGGCAAAGACCGCATCGCCGCCGTCCGTCTAGGAAAGGAAATTGAGGCATGA
- a CDS encoding NAD(P)-dependent oxidoreductase, with protein sequence MKLLVIGGTGALGGHAAIHMAAQGHEVSIAGRNAPNPATPMAKMPFVQGDYVAGDFTADRLKGFDWVIFAAGNDPRHVPQNSDFNAFLLKANHEAVPALFAACREAGVKRAIQLGSFYPQAAPELLAGNAYIRSRLAACEGARAQGRPGFDVISVNAPFMVGTVPGLPSAIFQPYMQWAEGLIPIEAYAPAGGTNFMSYQSLSEALDGALLRGAPGKAYLVGDENLSFRDYFQLFFNAAGRDVQLEERDAEQPLLPDVAIPQGRGNWIRYEPDAAETALLGYRRNDIAAAVKEIAAQFGSAMA encoded by the coding sequence ATGAAACTGCTGGTCATCGGCGGCACGGGCGCTTTGGGCGGCCATGCGGCGATCCATATGGCGGCCCAGGGCCATGAAGTCAGCATTGCGGGCCGTAACGCACCCAATCCGGCGACGCCCATGGCGAAGATGCCATTTGTGCAGGGCGATTATGTCGCTGGCGATTTTACCGCTGACCGCCTGAAGGGTTTCGATTGGGTGATTTTCGCGGCGGGCAATGATCCGCGCCATGTGCCGCAGAACAGCGATTTCAATGCCTTTCTCCTGAAGGCCAATCATGAGGCTGTGCCCGCCCTCTTCGCCGCCTGTCGTGAGGCGGGGGTGAAGCGCGCGATCCAGTTGGGCAGTTTCTACCCGCAGGCCGCGCCGGAACTGTTGGCGGGCAATGCCTATATCCGTTCGCGCCTCGCCGCGTGCGAAGGTGCGCGGGCGCAGGGACGCCCCGGTTTCGACGTAATCAGCGTCAATGCCCCCTTCATGGTAGGCACCGTGCCGGGCCTGCCCAGCGCGATCTTCCAGCCCTATATGCAATGGGCCGAGGGGTTGATCCCCATCGAAGCCTATGCACCGGCGGGCGGCACCAATTTCATGTCCTATCAATCGCTGTCGGAAGCGCTGGACGGCGCGCTGTTGCGGGGCGCACCGGGCAAGGCCTATCTGGTGGGTGATGAAAATCTTTCGTTCCGGGATTATTTCCAGCTGTTCTTCAACGCAGCGGGTCGGGACGTGCAATTGGAGGAGCGCGACGCGGAACAACCGCTGCTCCCTGACGTGGCGATCCCGCAGGGGCGCGGCAACTGGATTCGTTATGAACCCGATGCCGCCGAAACGGCCCTGCTGGGTTATCGCCGCAATGACATTGCTGCCGCAGTGAAGGAAATCGCGGCGCAATTTGGCAGCGCGATGGCTTAG